One region of Jonesiaceae bacterium BS-20 genomic DNA includes:
- a CDS encoding DUF4166 domain-containing protein: MTSGSAYANALGAQFENLHPALQRYFAPLPLGHVGIGHGTFTSVGTPKKWLWPAIYLLQRRSIIWAGWQQDVPFRILNRQVGTSRTGQREFLLPDGSWTMHDAVSSGPDTSVIDILGRPALLAARFSVSTQDGGLRMTSTHVGLQLGHRTFTLPSWMSPTVSLTEEFDEPLELQRVSVVITAPLIGRIYEYGGTFTYQIQQESN, from the coding sequence GTGACTTCCGGATCCGCTTATGCAAACGCGCTTGGTGCGCAGTTCGAGAATTTGCACCCGGCACTGCAACGCTACTTCGCACCGCTTCCGCTTGGCCATGTAGGAATAGGTCACGGCACCTTCACCAGCGTTGGCACTCCAAAGAAATGGCTATGGCCAGCCATCTACCTACTGCAACGCCGCAGCATCATTTGGGCCGGATGGCAGCAGGACGTTCCATTCCGCATCCTTAACCGCCAGGTTGGCACTTCCCGTACGGGCCAGCGCGAGTTCCTACTTCCAGATGGCAGTTGGACTATGCACGATGCCGTTTCAAGTGGCCCCGACACTTCCGTGATCGACATCCTAGGCAGGCCCGCTCTCCTTGCGGCACGGTTTTCGGTGTCAACTCAAGATGGGGGCTTGCGTATGACCAGCACACATGTGGGGTTGCAGCTCGGTCACCGAACGTTCACCCTGCCCAGCTGGATGTCCCCAACAGTCAGCCTCACCGAGGAATTTGACGAACCCCTCGAACTCCAACGCGTCAGCGTCGTGATCACCGCACCGCTCATCGGGCGAATCTATGAGTATGGCGGAACCTTTACCTACCAAATTCAGCAGGAATCAAACTGA
- a CDS encoding DUF3784 domain-containing protein, whose product MEMTLIYAGLAFVIFGFLVGVKKMVWLLAGYNHKLVTDQNKLANLVGVTFAVLGFGLLVSGVFAFADVQTVITIAVVLILAEVAYVNLKMVD is encoded by the coding sequence ATGGAAATGACGTTGATATATGCGGGTTTAGCGTTCGTGATCTTTGGGTTCCTCGTAGGTGTGAAGAAAATGGTGTGGCTCTTGGCGGGCTACAACCACAAACTTGTTACAGATCAAAACAAGCTCGCCAACTTAGTGGGAGTTACGTTCGCCGTGTTGGGGTTTGGTCTGCTGGTGAGTGGAGTGTTCGCTTTTGCAGATGTGCAGACCGTGATCACGATTGCCGTAGTACTGATCCTCGCCGAGGTGGCCTACGTAAACCTAAAGATGGTTGATTAA
- a CDS encoding helix-turn-helix transcriptional regulator produces MKELRVLNAVKIERARRGDMTQTALAQAVGVTRQTMNLIEAQKFNPTIKVCLQIAAVLEVSIEKLFWIAGEDE; encoded by the coding sequence ATGAAAGAGTTGCGCGTATTAAACGCAGTCAAGATTGAGCGCGCGAGGCGCGGGGACATGACGCAAACGGCCCTAGCCCAAGCGGTTGGCGTGACGCGCCAGACAATGAACTTGATCGAGGCTCAGAAATTTAACCCCACAATCAAAGTATGTCTTCAAATCGCGGCTGTACTTGAAGTATCCATTGAAAAACTGTTCTGGATTGCTGGAGAAGATGAATAA
- a CDS encoding Fic family protein yields MSTHKYLETHPWLTFQVDLERHLTSRSWMLLGEVTSKCSHIAGAPLSPEIAAEMHQVTLTKSVHGTASIEGNTLSEDEVRQRIEGDLQLGQSREYQGVEIDNIVNICNQMMQQAALGELEPLSVARVKEFNKLLLEGQPLKEEVVPGEVRSHNVSVGISHYRGAPAEESEYLLAKLVDWINTGFVSADQRPEVAFSFAVLKAIYAHVYLAWIHPFGDGNGRTARIIEFQLMIDAGAPSAAAHLLSNFYNTTRDKYLTVLDRISREEGFPIKYFIEYALEGLTDELRHQIQLIREHQYGVTWVNYLHQVLGGNSTTNMRQLRLMLDFGREGLRRSEIPDVSTDVRRRYASLTDKTLTRDLRDLVAKQLLVKKKDLYFQNIGLVAAFLPLVKAGANDI; encoded by the coding sequence ATGTCAACTCACAAATATCTTGAGACGCACCCTTGGCTCACCTTTCAGGTTGACCTGGAACGCCACCTTACCTCTCGGTCTTGGATGCTTTTAGGGGAAGTGACATCAAAGTGTTCGCATATTGCGGGCGCGCCCCTCTCGCCTGAGATTGCAGCTGAAATGCACCAAGTCACTTTGACGAAGAGTGTCCATGGCACGGCCAGTATCGAAGGAAACACGTTGTCCGAAGATGAAGTCCGACAACGAATTGAAGGCGATCTCCAGTTAGGGCAGTCGCGAGAGTATCAGGGGGTGGAGATTGACAATATTGTTAATATTTGTAACCAAATGATGCAGCAAGCCGCTCTTGGGGAATTAGAGCCGCTGTCGGTTGCGCGTGTCAAGGAGTTCAATAAGTTACTTCTTGAAGGGCAGCCACTGAAGGAAGAAGTGGTGCCTGGGGAGGTCCGATCGCACAACGTTTCTGTAGGAATTTCCCACTATCGTGGTGCCCCAGCAGAGGAGTCTGAATACCTTCTTGCTAAGTTGGTTGATTGGATCAATACGGGATTTGTGAGTGCGGATCAACGTCCAGAAGTGGCTTTTTCCTTTGCCGTGTTGAAGGCGATCTACGCGCATGTGTATCTCGCCTGGATCCACCCATTTGGTGATGGCAATGGTCGAACTGCAAGAATTATTGAGTTTCAGCTGATGATTGACGCTGGAGCGCCATCAGCGGCGGCGCATTTGTTATCCAACTTCTACAACACAACGAGGGATAAATACCTCACGGTACTTGACCGTATCAGTCGTGAAGAAGGCTTCCCTATTAAGTACTTTATTGAGTACGCGCTGGAAGGGTTGACGGATGAACTGAGGCATCAAATTCAATTGATTCGTGAACATCAATATGGAGTCACCTGGGTTAATTATCTGCACCAGGTCCTTGGCGGCAATAGCACAACAAACATGCGGCAATTGCGACTAATGCTCGATTTTGGTCGCGAAGGTTTGCGCAGAAGCGAAATTCCAGATGTGAGTACAGATGTTCGGAGGCGTTATGCATCTTTGACTGACAAGACTCTCACGAGAGACTTGAGAGATCTTGTCGCCAAGCAGTTACTTGTCAAGAAAAAAGATCTGTACTTCCAAAACATTGGTCTTGTGGCAGCGTTCTTGCCATTGGTGAAAGCTGGCGCTAATGATATCTAG
- a CDS encoding winged helix-turn-helix domain-containing protein, with protein sequence MTTNSKWEPTHDLQLITLHKQELSVRGIAEQMGFSRTTVSRHGKRLGLVFDQRQRPASSTRPETPR encoded by the coding sequence ATGACCACCAACTCGAAGTGGGAACCAACCCACGACCTCCAACTCATCACCCTGCACAAACAAGAACTGTCCGTGCGCGGCATCGCCGAACAAATGGGCTTCTCGCGCACGACGGTTAGCCGGCACGGCAAACGCCTCGGCCTCGTCTTCGACCAGCGGCAAAGGCCGGCCAGCAGCACTCGTCCCGAAACTCCCAGATGA
- a CDS encoding TRAM domain-containing protein gives MSTSAPENQSPLTATPGDLLEVTVGPVAHGGHCVARLDGRVIFVRHALPGEKVVVKITDASRKARFWRGDAVEILERSPERVPSAWKKAGPGGVGGAELSHVSLAGQRDWKAQVIKEQLAHLAKLDLDIVVEAAPGDEENGGLGWRTRFDVIADDQGRMGMRGFRSHEIFPLHEMPLASPAAQELAEHEKVFTGRWTPGVSIEVVAPANGTPGLVLQDGEPQRKGFVDPRPNARRNVTETVTVDGKEYEYRVAAAGFWQVHREAPTLLAQTVLDFAKSGDFDLTDATVVDLFSGAGLFSVPLADAVGVVGRVISIEGDERACKDARRNLHNYEQAEVHQGQVDKILADNDHGAMAGADIVVLDPPRAGAGEKTVNQIVDLDPAKVIYVACDPAALARDIGYFQGHGYKVEEIKAFDLFPMTHHVECVALLTR, from the coding sequence GTGTCTACTTCTGCTCCTGAAAACCAAAGCCCTTTAACCGCCACCCCGGGTGACCTCCTTGAGGTTACCGTTGGCCCCGTCGCGCACGGCGGCCACTGCGTAGCACGCCTCGATGGCCGGGTTATCTTTGTGCGCCACGCTTTGCCGGGGGAGAAGGTTGTTGTCAAAATTACCGATGCCTCACGCAAGGCTCGCTTTTGGCGCGGGGACGCTGTTGAGATTCTAGAGCGCTCACCAGAGCGTGTGCCGTCCGCTTGGAAGAAGGCGGGCCCAGGCGGCGTAGGTGGGGCAGAGCTCAGTCACGTTTCCCTAGCCGGTCAGCGCGACTGGAAAGCCCAAGTGATCAAGGAACAGCTGGCACACCTAGCCAAGCTGGACCTAGATATTGTTGTAGAAGCAGCCCCCGGTGATGAAGAAAACGGCGGACTTGGCTGGCGCACACGCTTTGACGTGATTGCAGACGACCAAGGACGCATGGGCATGCGCGGATTCCGCTCCCATGAAATCTTCCCACTGCATGAAATGCCACTGGCTAGCCCCGCGGCCCAAGAACTAGCTGAACATGAAAAGGTATTCACCGGTCGGTGGACGCCGGGTGTCAGCATTGAGGTAGTTGCACCAGCCAACGGCACCCCGGGCCTAGTCCTGCAAGATGGTGAACCGCAGCGCAAGGGGTTTGTTGACCCGCGTCCAAACGCGCGCCGCAACGTCACCGAGACAGTGACCGTCGATGGCAAGGAATACGAGTACCGTGTTGCCGCTGCAGGATTCTGGCAAGTACACCGTGAAGCTCCAACCCTGCTTGCCCAAACCGTGCTGGACTTTGCCAAGTCCGGCGACTTTGACTTGACCGACGCAACCGTGGTCGACCTCTTCTCCGGCGCCGGACTGTTCTCCGTGCCACTAGCTGACGCGGTCGGCGTAGTAGGCCGCGTCATCTCAATCGAGGGTGACGAGCGGGCCTGCAAGGATGCCCGCCGTAACCTGCACAACTACGAGCAGGCCGAAGTTCACCAGGGTCAGGTAGACAAGATCTTGGCTGACAACGACCACGGCGCAATGGCCGGTGCTGACATCGTTGTGCTCGACCCACCACGGGCCGGAGCCGGCGAGAAGACCGTTAACCAGATCGTCGACCTCGATCCTGCAAAGGTCATCTACGTAGCCTGCGACCCGGCCGCACTAGCCCGCGACATTGGTTACTTCCAGGGCCACGGCTACAAGGTTGAAGAGATCAAGGCCTTTGACCTCTTCCCGATGACCCACCACGTAGAGTGCGTGGCACTACTGACGCGCTAG
- a CDS encoding APC family permease, translating into MADISDSVKRLLLGRPVSSEQLGHTLLPKRTALPVFASDALSSVAYAPDEIILTLALAGVAATALSPWVGIAVMVVLLTVVASYRQNVHAYPSGGGNYEVVSKNLGPRAGIGVASALMVDYVLTVAVSISSGAQYAGSVLPWIKGREAILAIGLVAFLALMNLRGVRESGRIFALPAYLFMGAIGTLAVAGMFQFFTSSLGKAQSAGFDLTPDEAFNQGLVGLGGAFLVARAFASGAVALTGVEAISNGVPLFRKPKSKNAATTLLLMGLISMASMASILTLAVLTGVKYAENPATQMTLNGGPIPDGYEQHPVIAQIAETVFATTPIFFYLIAIITGLILTFAANTAFNGFPVLTSVLAKDGYMPRQLHNRGDRLAFSNGILALAAAAIFLIWIFDAQVTRLIQLYIVGVFVSFTLSQLGMIKHWNAALRTEAKPKARAKIHRSRAINAAGFVMTAVVLVVVLVTKFLHGAWIAILAMAVLFLVMGMIRRHYDTVSEELALPDDITSVRSLPSRVHAIVLVSRIHKPTMRAISYARATRPNTLEAITVAVDPDEIESLQAQWEALKLPVPLRILGSPFREITRPILSYVRSIRRQSPRDLVVVYIPEYVVGHWWEQLLHNQSAMRLKSRLLFTPGVVVSSVPWQLNSAEQVGLETTHFAQQSQPGLTEDAVHTLNPVDREAE; encoded by the coding sequence GTGGCCGATATTTCTGATTCCGTCAAACGGCTCCTGCTTGGACGTCCCGTCAGCAGCGAGCAACTTGGGCACACTTTGCTGCCCAAGCGCACAGCCCTGCCTGTCTTTGCCTCGGATGCGCTTTCATCGGTCGCCTACGCGCCCGATGAAATCATTTTGACGCTGGCTCTTGCCGGTGTTGCGGCCACCGCACTGTCTCCGTGGGTAGGCATCGCGGTCATGGTTGTGCTGTTGACCGTTGTCGCCTCTTACCGCCAAAACGTTCACGCTTACCCGAGCGGTGGGGGGAACTACGAGGTTGTTTCCAAAAACCTTGGCCCGCGGGCTGGAATCGGTGTGGCCTCCGCGCTCATGGTGGACTATGTGCTCACGGTCGCGGTATCCATTTCCTCGGGGGCCCAATATGCGGGCTCGGTTCTGCCGTGGATCAAGGGGCGCGAAGCTATCTTGGCCATCGGTCTGGTGGCTTTTCTGGCTCTCATGAACCTTCGCGGTGTACGGGAGTCCGGTCGCATCTTCGCGCTTCCCGCCTACCTGTTCATGGGCGCGATAGGTACACTCGCGGTCGCAGGCATGTTCCAGTTCTTCACCTCTTCGCTGGGCAAGGCCCAAAGCGCCGGGTTTGATCTCACCCCGGATGAGGCGTTCAACCAGGGGCTCGTGGGTCTGGGTGGCGCTTTTCTGGTGGCCCGCGCGTTCGCCTCGGGAGCAGTTGCCCTGACCGGGGTGGAGGCGATCTCCAATGGTGTGCCTCTCTTTAGGAAACCCAAGTCTAAGAATGCGGCCACCACGCTGCTGCTCATGGGACTCATCTCCATGGCGTCCATGGCCTCGATCCTGACCCTCGCTGTACTGACCGGGGTCAAATACGCCGAGAACCCCGCCACCCAGATGACGCTCAATGGCGGCCCAATTCCAGACGGCTATGAGCAGCACCCCGTGATCGCCCAAATCGCTGAGACCGTATTTGCCACAACCCCTATTTTCTTTTACTTGATCGCGATCATCACCGGCCTCATCCTGACGTTCGCGGCAAACACCGCGTTCAACGGATTTCCCGTGCTGACCTCGGTGCTGGCAAAGGACGGGTATATGCCCCGTCAACTGCACAACCGAGGGGACCGGCTGGCGTTTTCCAACGGTATTTTGGCTCTGGCCGCGGCAGCAATTTTCCTTATTTGGATTTTTGACGCCCAGGTAACGCGCCTCATTCAGTTGTACATTGTCGGTGTCTTTGTGTCGTTCACGCTCTCGCAACTGGGCATGATTAAGCACTGGAATGCGGCCCTGCGAACCGAAGCGAAGCCCAAGGCCCGGGCAAAGATTCACCGCTCGCGGGCCATCAATGCGGCCGGGTTTGTCATGACCGCGGTGGTGCTCGTGGTGGTTCTGGTAACCAAGTTCCTACACGGAGCTTGGATTGCCATCTTGGCTATGGCGGTCCTCTTCCTTGTCATGGGTATGATCCGGCGTCACTATGACACGGTTTCCGAGGAACTCGCGCTTCCGGATGACATCACCTCGGTGCGATCATTGCCGTCCCGTGTGCACGCAATTGTACTCGTGTCACGGATCCATAAGCCCACCATGCGGGCTATTTCCTACGCTCGGGCTACCCGCCCCAACACGCTTGAGGCCATTACCGTGGCCGTGGATCCAGATGAGATTGAATCCTTGCAAGCACAGTGGGAGGCGCTCAAGCTTCCGGTACCCCTGCGGATACTTGGCTCACCATTCCGAGAAATCACCCGTCCAATTCTGAGCTATGTACGGTCAATACGGCGCCAGAGCCCGCGTGATCTCGTGGTGGTTTACATTCCGGAGTACGTGGTTGGACACTGGTGGGAGCAGCTCTTGCACAATCAAAGCGCGATGCGCCTGAAGTCCCGGTTGTTGTTCACCCCCGGGGTAGTTGTGTCTTCGGTTCCGTGGCAACTGAACTCTGCTGAGCAGGTTGGCTTGGAGACCACGCACTTTGCTCAGCAATCTCAGCCGGGTCTCACAGAGGATGCCGTGCACACCCTTAATCCGGTAGACCGCGAGGCAGAATAG
- a CDS encoding TrkA family potassium uptake protein, translated as MGCGRVGATLAQSLENYGHSVAVVDQNPDSFRRLSPDFGGKKVTGIGFDRDTLIQAGIEDCYAFAAVSDGDNSNILAARVARESYGVHHVVARIYDTQRAEIYQRLGISTVATVRWTSDQVLRRMLPLGATDEYRDPSGNVRLSQIDVHPSWYGKSVAAIDARTGARTAFVSRYGTGQLVDATTVLQEGDILHVLMHAAEIPTIERMLTHGFQEVQE; from the coding sequence ATGGGATGCGGGCGCGTTGGGGCCACCCTTGCGCAATCGCTAGAAAATTATGGCCACTCGGTCGCCGTTGTCGACCAGAATCCGGACTCGTTCCGCCGCCTGAGTCCAGACTTTGGCGGTAAGAAGGTAACGGGTATTGGTTTTGACCGCGACACGTTGATCCAAGCCGGGATCGAAGACTGCTATGCCTTCGCTGCAGTCTCTGACGGGGACAACTCCAACATTTTGGCTGCCCGCGTAGCTCGAGAGAGCTACGGGGTTCACCATGTAGTTGCCCGTATCTATGACACCCAGCGGGCGGAAATCTACCAGCGCCTCGGGATTTCTACGGTCGCCACCGTGCGGTGGACCTCGGACCAGGTCCTGCGCAGGATGCTGCCTCTGGGCGCAACCGACGAGTACCGGGACCCTTCCGGCAACGTTCGGTTAAGCCAGATCGATGTACATCCCAGTTGGTACGGCAAGTCCGTTGCCGCAATCGATGCCCGCACGGGTGCCCGGACTGCATTCGTGTCCCGGTATGGCACCGGCCAATTAGTGGACGCCACAACCGTGCTCCAAGAGGGTGACATTTTGCATGTCCTCATGCACGCCGCGGAGATCCCGACGATTGAGCGCATGTTGACGCACGGTTTCCAGGAGGTCCAAGAGTGA
- a CDS encoding TrkA family potassium uptake protein, with translation MKIVVAGAGSVGRSIAHELLVSGHAVTIIDRQPSAMRVAQVPEAEWILADACELRTLDEANVSDCDVVVAATGDDKANLVIALLAKTEYGVPRVVARVNHPKNEWMFDDSWGVDVAVSTPRIMTAMVEEAVAIGDLVNIFTFHQSGADIHEFTIPAGSHLIGASIGKIVWPEDTVLAAIVRGAQPLTPEPDDTLESGDELLFVTSANVRLTDLQEILVGEQSAK, from the coding sequence GTGAAAATTGTTGTCGCGGGGGCAGGTTCTGTCGGACGCTCAATCGCCCATGAACTGTTGGTCTCAGGCCATGCAGTGACCATCATTGACCGCCAGCCCTCGGCCATGCGGGTTGCCCAAGTTCCCGAGGCGGAGTGGATACTTGCCGATGCCTGTGAGTTGCGCACCCTGGATGAGGCCAACGTATCTGACTGTGACGTTGTCGTGGCAGCAACCGGCGATGACAAGGCGAACCTCGTTATTGCTTTGCTTGCAAAGACCGAATATGGCGTCCCACGCGTGGTGGCTAGGGTTAATCACCCTAAAAATGAGTGGATGTTTGATGACTCTTGGGGAGTCGACGTTGCGGTATCAACCCCGCGCATCATGACAGCGATGGTTGAAGAAGCCGTCGCGATTGGTGATCTGGTCAACATCTTTACGTTTCACCAGTCCGGAGCCGATATTCATGAGTTCACTATCCCCGCGGGCTCACATCTTATTGGCGCCAGCATTGGCAAGATTGTGTGGCCGGAAGACACCGTCTTGGCTGCGATTGTGCGCGGTGCCCAACCGCTCACGCCAGAACCCGATGACACTTTGGAGTCCGGTGACGAGCTGCTGTTTGTAACGAGCGCTAACGTCAGGCTGACTGATTTGCAGGAGATTCTGGTTGGCGAACAATCCGCCAAGTAA
- a CDS encoding DUF3159 domain-containing protein — translation MTDPHATPTPDKPKQGVRSLTAQEFSALESVGGLRGLIEATAPGLIYLVVYITTMELAPALISSLVVAALLVIIRLIQRTPVTMAFSGIFGVGIGLFIAWKSGDASDFYVWGLLVNLAYILGLGLSLALRWPGVGLMVELLKTGLGASAGKEDSQPPLTSQTGAEASESASDPADTATQEQSPAVVWPTAWRKDPILMKKYTIVTWLWVAMFALRLGVQGPLYLAGTDFIAALGTARLVMGLPLFALVLWLTWRIVRQPESPANQSA, via the coding sequence GTGACCGACCCGCACGCAACTCCCACCCCTGACAAGCCAAAGCAGGGGGTGCGTTCGTTGACCGCCCAAGAGTTCAGTGCACTGGAATCTGTTGGTGGCCTACGCGGGCTAATTGAAGCTACCGCACCGGGCCTGATCTACCTCGTTGTTTACATCACCACGATGGAGTTGGCTCCGGCCCTGATCAGCTCACTGGTTGTAGCCGCGCTCCTGGTAATTATTCGGTTGATCCAGCGCACGCCGGTCACCATGGCCTTTTCAGGCATCTTTGGGGTCGGGATCGGTCTCTTCATTGCGTGGAAATCGGGCGATGCTTCAGACTTTTACGTTTGGGGCTTGCTCGTGAACTTGGCTTACATTCTAGGGCTGGGGCTGTCCCTAGCGCTGCGGTGGCCCGGGGTGGGGCTCATGGTCGAGCTGCTCAAGACGGGCTTGGGCGCGTCTGCCGGCAAGGAAGACTCGCAACCGCCGCTAACCTCTCAAACCGGTGCTGAGGCATCGGAAAGTGCGTCTGACCCCGCAGATACTGCAACGCAAGAGCAAAGCCCGGCCGTTGTCTGGCCAACCGCTTGGCGCAAAGACCCTATCTTGATGAAAAAATACACCATCGTGACGTGGCTGTGGGTTGCCATGTTTGCGCTGCGCCTTGGAGTCCAAGGACCCTTGTACTTGGCGGGAACCGACTTCATCGCGGCGCTTGGAACCGCGCGCCTCGTTATGGGTTTGCCATTGTTCGCGCTCGTCTTATGGCTTACTTGGCGGATTGTTCGCCAACCAGAATCTCCTGCAAATCAGTCAGCCTGA
- a CDS encoding OB-fold nucleic acid binding domain-containing protein, with the protein MKFGTFLRSAFASADQVEAAQEREVQKEQAGVSPISEATNRSHGSYGGIVRSLVLRPQSGTQTLEVELYDGSGALDLVWLGRRKIAGIEPGSRMRVTGLVTIQNGRPVMFNPRYELNAKTGESK; encoded by the coding sequence ATGAAATTTGGTACTTTCTTGCGCAGTGCGTTCGCCTCAGCCGATCAGGTTGAGGCGGCGCAGGAGCGCGAAGTCCAAAAAGAACAGGCGGGCGTGTCCCCAATTTCGGAGGCCACGAACCGGTCGCACGGTAGCTACGGCGGCATTGTTCGGTCCTTGGTGCTGCGCCCCCAGAGTGGGACGCAAACACTTGAGGTAGAGCTCTACGATGGTTCCGGCGCACTCGATCTAGTGTGGCTGGGCCGCCGCAAAATTGCGGGGATCGAGCCGGGCTCCCGAATGCGGGTCACCGGGTTAGTGACCATCCAAAATGGCCGGCCCGTCATGTTTAATCCACGTTATGAACTCAACGCAAAAACCGGAGAATCCAAGTGA
- a CDS encoding DUF3710 domain-containing protein, with protein MFFGRKRRKEQEAAATNAVSTDEAVAEVPELEPATTGPFDVADVPGREQRLDLGAIWLPGAQGIELRMEVDKKTQRITGVAVALNGSILQLQAFAAPRTEGIWDEIREEISQSIQKQGGMVDDVPGELGRELLVRLPVKMPDGKDGVQPARFVGFDGPRWFLRGVFSGRASFDKAAAKELEAIFRNVVVIRGDEARAPRDLLELTLPGGVRPTQLPEEAAPEIGNPLKRGPEITQIG; from the coding sequence GTGTTTTTTGGGCGAAAGCGGCGTAAAGAGCAAGAAGCTGCAGCCACAAATGCCGTATCCACCGACGAAGCTGTTGCGGAAGTTCCGGAACTCGAACCGGCCACAACCGGTCCCTTTGATGTGGCTGATGTTCCCGGTCGGGAACAGCGTCTAGATCTCGGTGCCATATGGCTACCCGGTGCGCAGGGCATTGAACTGCGCATGGAGGTGGACAAGAAGACGCAGCGGATCACGGGAGTGGCTGTTGCGCTCAACGGTTCGATCCTACAGTTGCAGGCATTTGCGGCTCCCCGCACGGAGGGTATTTGGGATGAGATCCGGGAGGAAATTTCCCAGTCCATCCAGAAGCAGGGTGGGATGGTCGACGATGTTCCAGGTGAACTCGGGCGCGAGCTCCTCGTGCGGCTCCCAGTCAAGATGCCTGACGGCAAGGACGGTGTCCAGCCAGCCCGTTTTGTTGGTTTTGACGGGCCGCGCTGGTTCCTGCGCGGAGTCTTCAGCGGCCGCGCCTCGTTTGATAAGGCCGCAGCCAAGGAATTAGAAGCGATCTTCCGCAACGTTGTGGTAATTCGCGGCGATGAGGCGCGCGCGCCTCGGGACCTTCTGGAATTAACTCTACCCGGAGGAGTGCGTCCAACGCAGCTACCGGAAGAGGCAGCTCCAGAAATTGGTAATCCGCTCAAGCGTGGTCCTGAAATCACCCAGATTGGCTAA
- the dut gene encoding dUTP diphosphatase — protein MNIDTPEVLVTLLDDVAQLPAYAHPGDAGADLVTTQDVELAPFERKLVPTGISVALPNGYVAFVHPRSGLAAKAGLTIVNAPGTIDAGYRGEIKVALYNSDPKTPISLKRGNRIAQLVIQQVAKARFIQAERLPGSDRGQGGFGSSGGFSQQ, from the coding sequence GTGAATATTGATACCCCAGAAGTTCTCGTTACCTTGCTCGATGATGTTGCTCAGCTGCCCGCATATGCCCACCCCGGCGACGCCGGCGCGGACCTCGTGACCACGCAGGACGTTGAATTGGCACCATTTGAGCGCAAGCTTGTGCCAACCGGAATCTCCGTGGCGCTCCCCAACGGCTATGTGGCGTTTGTGCACCCGCGCTCGGGCCTTGCGGCGAAGGCGGGTCTGACGATTGTCAACGCCCCGGGAACGATTGATGCCGGATACCGCGGCGAGATCAAGGTTGCCTTGTACAACAGTGATCCAAAGACCCCGATCAGTCTCAAGCGTGGAAATCGAATTGCTCAATTGGTGATTCAGCAGGTCGCGAAAGCTCGATTCATACAGGCGGAGCGACTCCCCGGCTCGGACCGTGGACAGGGCGGTTTTGGTTCATCCGGCGGGTTTTCGCAGCAGTAG
- a CDS encoding DUF4193 domain-containing protein, which yields MATDYDAPRKTEEDISEDSLEELKARRSDKSSGVVDEDETDAAEGFELPGADLSGEELAVRVIPRQADEFTCSVCFLVHHRSQLAEEKNGQPICSECV from the coding sequence ATGGCAACTGACTACGATGCCCCGCGCAAGACAGAAGAAGACATTAGCGAGGACTCGCTTGAGGAACTGAAAGCGCGTAGGTCCGACAAGAGCTCGGGTGTTGTAGACGAGGACGAGACGGATGCCGCAGAGGGCTTTGAACTGCCTGGAGCGGACCTTTCGGGAGAAGAATTGGCTGTCCGGGTTATCCCGCGTCAGGCTGATGAATTTACCTGTTCCGTGTGCTTCCTAGTGCACCACCGCAGCCAACTTGCTGAAGAAAAGAACGGTCAGCCGATCTGCTCGGAATGCGTCTAA